Proteins encoded by one window of Yersinia massiliensis:
- the argC gene encoding N-acetyl-gamma-glutamyl-phosphate reductase codes for MLNTLIVGASGYAGAELTAYLNRHPHMNITGLTVSAQSADAGKLLSDLHPQLKGIIDLPLQPLVNVAQAAKGVDVVFLATAHEVSHDLAPQFLAAGCVVFDLSGAFRVQDTAFYSQYYGFEHQHADWLDKAVYGLAEWQAEDIKQAQLIAVPGCYPTASQLALKPLVDGGLLNDAQWPVINAVSGVSGAGRKASIGNSFCEVSLQPYGLFNHRHQPEIVAHLGTPVIFTPHLGNFARGILATITCRLKAGVTAEDIAEAYHNAYQDKPLVRLYQQGVPALKAVVGLPFCDIGFSVKGEHLIIVATEDNLLKGAAAQAVQCMNIRFGFAETQSLL; via the coding sequence ATGTTAAATACGCTAATTGTTGGTGCTAGTGGCTATGCCGGCGCGGAGCTTACGGCTTACCTGAATCGTCACCCACATATGAACATAACCGGTTTAACGGTTTCAGCGCAAAGTGCAGATGCAGGAAAATTACTTTCTGACCTGCACCCGCAGCTAAAAGGCATCATCGATCTCCCGCTGCAACCCTTGGTGAATGTGGCTCAGGCGGCAAAAGGTGTCGATGTGGTTTTTCTTGCCACTGCCCATGAAGTCAGCCATGACTTAGCGCCACAATTTTTAGCCGCAGGTTGCGTCGTATTCGACCTCTCCGGCGCATTCCGCGTTCAGGATACCGCGTTCTACAGCCAGTATTACGGTTTTGAGCACCAGCACGCGGATTGGCTGGATAAAGCGGTATATGGGTTGGCTGAATGGCAAGCAGAAGACATCAAACAAGCCCAATTGATCGCGGTTCCTGGCTGTTATCCAACCGCCTCTCAACTGGCGCTAAAGCCGTTAGTGGATGGCGGTTTACTCAATGATGCGCAATGGCCAGTGATTAACGCCGTCAGTGGCGTTAGCGGTGCGGGGCGTAAAGCCAGCATCGGTAACAGTTTTTGCGAAGTAAGTTTGCAGCCGTACGGTTTGTTTAATCATCGTCATCAACCCGAGATTGTTGCTCATTTGGGTACGCCGGTGATCTTTACTCCGCACCTAGGCAACTTTGCGCGCGGTATTTTGGCGACGATCACTTGTCGATTGAAGGCAGGCGTGACGGCAGAGGATATCGCTGAGGCGTATCACAATGCTTATCAAGATAAGCCGCTAGTGCGGTTATATCAGCAAGGTGTACCGGCACTGAAAGCCGTAGTTGGCCTACCTTTCTGTGATATTGGTTTCTCTGTAAAAGGCGAGCATTTAATCATTGTCGCGACAGAAGATAACCTGCTGAAAGGGGCGGCTGCGCAGGCCGTACAATGCATGAATATTCGTTTTGGCTTTGCGGAAACCCAATCCCTACTGTGA
- the argB gene encoding acetylglutamate kinase has translation MINPLVIKLGGVLLDSEEALERLFTALVTYREKHERPLVIMHGGGCLVDELMKKLALPVVKKNGLRVTPADQIDIITGALAGTANKTLLAWAIKHQINAVGLCLGDGDTVPVTPLDAELGHVGKAQPGSPALVQTLLAVGYMPIISSIGITADGKLMNVNADQAATALAATLGADLILLSDVSGILDGKGQRIAEMTAQKAEQLIAQGIITDGMIVKVNAALDAARSLGRPVDIASWRHADQLPALFNGVPIGTRILA, from the coding sequence ATGATAAACCCGTTGGTCATTAAATTAGGTGGCGTGTTGCTGGACAGCGAAGAAGCGCTGGAACGCCTGTTTACTGCATTAGTGACCTATCGTGAGAAGCATGAGCGCCCGCTTGTGATTATGCACGGTGGTGGCTGTCTGGTTGATGAGCTGATGAAAAAACTCGCGTTGCCGGTCGTCAAGAAGAATGGCCTGCGGGTTACTCCGGCTGATCAGATTGATATTATCACTGGCGCACTGGCAGGAACGGCCAACAAAACCTTGTTGGCTTGGGCGATAAAACATCAAATCAATGCCGTTGGCCTGTGTTTAGGTGATGGTGATACTGTGCCGGTGACGCCGTTAGATGCCGAGTTAGGGCATGTGGGCAAAGCTCAACCGGGTTCACCGGCATTGGTGCAAACTTTGTTGGCTGTCGGGTATATGCCAATCATCAGCTCAATTGGCATAACGGCGGATGGCAAACTGATGAATGTGAATGCGGATCAGGCTGCAACAGCACTGGCCGCGACATTGGGCGCAGATCTGATTTTGTTGTCCGATGTGAGCGGCATTTTGGATGGCAAAGGCCAGCGGATTGCAGAAATGACGGCGCAGAAAGCAGAACAATTGATTGCTCAGGGCATTATTACCGATGGCATGATTGTTAAAGTGAATGCGGCGCTGGATGCGGCACGCTCATTGGGGCGTCCAGTCGATATCGCCAGTTGGCGTCATGCAGATCAACTGCCAGCGTTGTTTAATGGTGTGCCCATTGGTACCCGTATTCTGGCGTGA
- the argH gene encoding argininosuccinate lyase, which yields MALWGGRFSQAADQRFKQFNDSLRFDYRLAEQDIIGSVAWSKALVTVGVLSADEQQQLEQALSVLLEEVQADPQAILNSDAEDIHSWVETKLIDKVGDLGKKLHTGRSRNDQVATDLKLWCKFQITELKAAVQQLQQALVITAEANQDAVMPGYTHLQRAQPVTFAHWCLAYVEMLARDESRLQDTLKRLDVSPLGSGALAGTAYAIDREQLAGWLGFASATRNSLDSVSDRDHVLELLSDASIGMVHLSRFAEDLIFFNSGEAAFVDLSDRVTSGSSLMPQKKNPDALELIRGKCGRVQGALTGMMMTLKGLPLAYNKDMQEDKEGLFDALDTWLDCLHMGALVLDGIQVKRPRCQEAAEQGYANATELADYLVAKGVPFREAHHIVGEAVVEAIRQGKALEALSLSDLQKFSTVIGNDVYPILALQSCLDKRVAKGGVSPQQVALAITEAKTRLF from the coding sequence ATGGCATTGTGGGGCGGACGGTTCAGTCAGGCAGCAGATCAGCGTTTTAAACAATTCAACGATTCCCTGCGGTTTGATTACCGGCTAGCAGAGCAGGATATTATCGGGTCTGTTGCTTGGTCGAAGGCGCTGGTCACCGTTGGCGTATTAAGCGCAGACGAGCAGCAACAATTAGAGCAGGCACTTTCTGTTTTGTTAGAAGAAGTGCAGGCCGATCCACAGGCCATTTTGAACAGCGATGCGGAAGATATCCATAGCTGGGTAGAAACTAAACTGATTGATAAGGTCGGCGATTTAGGCAAAAAACTGCACACTGGCCGTAGCCGTAACGATCAGGTCGCGACGGACCTAAAATTGTGGTGCAAATTCCAGATAACTGAATTAAAGGCCGCTGTTCAGCAGTTGCAGCAGGCGTTGGTTATCACGGCTGAAGCTAATCAGGATGCGGTGATGCCGGGTTATACCCACTTACAACGCGCCCAGCCGGTGACTTTTGCCCATTGGTGTTTGGCCTATGTTGAAATGCTCGCCCGTGATGAAAGCCGTTTGCAAGATACCCTGAAACGCCTTGATGTCAGCCCATTAGGCAGTGGGGCATTGGCAGGTACAGCTTATGCTATCGATCGCGAGCAATTGGCGGGCTGGTTAGGTTTTGCTTCTGCGACCCGTAACAGCCTCGATAGCGTTTCTGATCGTGACCATGTGTTAGAACTCCTATCGGATGCCAGTATCGGTATGGTGCATCTATCTCGCTTCGCAGAAGACTTAATTTTCTTCAACAGTGGTGAAGCGGCATTTGTCGACTTATCCGATCGCGTGACGTCAGGCTCTTCCTTGATGCCGCAAAAGAAAAATCCCGATGCATTAGAATTGATTCGCGGTAAGTGTGGCCGAGTACAAGGTGCATTGACCGGTATGATGATGACACTAAAAGGCTTGCCTTTGGCCTATAACAAAGACATGCAAGAAGACAAGGAAGGGCTGTTTGATGCGCTTGATACTTGGCTCGATTGCTTGCACATGGGTGCGCTGGTATTGGATGGCATTCAAGTAAAACGCCCACGTTGCCAAGAAGCGGCGGAACAGGGCTACGCTAACGCGACAGAACTGGCTGACTATTTGGTCGCTAAAGGCGTGCCGTTCCGTGAAGCGCACCATATTGTCGGTGAAGCCGTGGTGGAAGCCATTCGTCAGGGTAAAGCGCTAGAAGCCCTATCGCTCAGTGATTTGCAAAAATTCAGTACTGTCATCGGTAACGATGTGTATCCGATTCTGGCCTTACAGTCTTGTCTGGATAAACGTGTCGCTAAAGGTGGTGTGTCGCCACAGCAAGTCGCCTTGGCTATCACTGAGGCTAAAACCCGCCTGTTTTAG
- a CDS encoding TonB-dependent hemoglobin/transferrin/lactoferrin family receptor, protein MDNMARDKKETIISKNKIALGLILALTTQGYTEDASAETAVSSSIKNDMVLDKLKVEETSHAQEGDWVYDEIHSVSEISREQMDNRPARHVADILEQTSGVYSSVSQQDPALSINIRGMQDYGRVNMNIDGMRQNFMKSGHGQRHGVMYIDPEILSSVVIEKGPSSGIGGAGVIGGIATFRTFNASNFLEPGKEIGGKVRAITGDNGTQFIGSAVLAIGNEYGDIILAASERNLKEYWPGNKGHIGDIRFGTGSKTLGEEMKKIKVDFSNYKMDSQLAKVGWNISADQRLVFSYLQTQINSPNAGMFTHVYDRPNSKRKINYGWLSSSVSDVKNSNVGLDYSLKPEHIAWLDMTAKIYYVDTDDKTDTHNANPVFRDKFWTQTRLTTQGLQLQNTSLFAPADQHQFRLNYGLEWFSDRSRGNSTHESMLGVTPPGKRTITSTFAQVNYDYSDWLRLEGGLRYDHYRLQGNTWMWTDESLHTRDNPCRKGSFFGPSCLRKEKYAMTWDVDRREQQFSPTMAMGIKPGVQWLEFFGNYGKSWRPPAITEVLATGSAHGHGWSLPNPVLATEKSKAWETGINLQKQGLFINEDRFAAKLAYFDTRVSDYINLELSKHKPKFGGSSFANATYINNLLKTQFRGLEYQLSYDAGFIYTNLNYTRMIGVNSICSKYAWLGGVQRMVRDRKKYYFSVESPEMNDVVKCKKTNNIFSSSAYLPGDRGSLTLGGRIFDQKLDLGTIIRYNKGHQDYTALAKDGNVFVAYVADWPKYTLFDLYASYKVTNNLTLRSSIENITNRAYIVSYGDSLSFSPNRGRTIQGGFEYKF, encoded by the coding sequence ATGGATAATATGGCTAGAGATAAAAAAGAAACCATAATCTCAAAAAATAAGATTGCACTGGGCCTCATTTTAGCTCTCACCACTCAGGGCTATACTGAAGATGCTAGCGCGGAAACAGCAGTATCATCATCGATTAAAAATGACATGGTGCTAGATAAGCTCAAAGTCGAAGAGACGAGTCATGCTCAGGAAGGCGACTGGGTTTACGATGAAATACACTCGGTAAGCGAAATATCCCGTGAACAAATGGATAACCGGCCAGCACGTCATGTAGCTGATATATTAGAACAAACATCGGGCGTTTATTCCAGCGTAAGCCAGCAAGATCCCGCGTTATCCATCAATATCCGTGGCATGCAGGACTATGGCCGCGTCAATATGAATATTGATGGCATGCGTCAGAATTTTATGAAAAGTGGCCATGGGCAGCGCCATGGGGTGATGTATATTGATCCCGAAATACTGAGTAGTGTTGTCATTGAAAAGGGCCCCAGCAGTGGTATAGGAGGGGCAGGTGTTATTGGTGGTATTGCCACTTTCAGGACTTTTAATGCCAGTAATTTTCTCGAACCAGGAAAAGAGATTGGCGGTAAAGTCCGAGCAATAACCGGCGATAATGGCACTCAATTTATCGGTAGTGCGGTACTCGCAATCGGGAATGAATATGGCGATATAATATTGGCTGCCAGTGAACGGAATCTGAAAGAATATTGGCCTGGCAATAAAGGCCATATTGGTGATATTCGTTTTGGCACCGGTTCCAAAACGCTGGGTGAAGAAATGAAGAAAATCAAAGTTGATTTTTCTAATTATAAAATGGATTCACAGTTGGCCAAAGTGGGGTGGAATATCTCTGCCGATCAGCGTTTGGTATTCAGCTATTTGCAGACACAAATAAATAGCCCCAATGCTGGTATGTTCACCCATGTTTATGATAGGCCAAACTCGAAGCGTAAGATAAATTACGGCTGGTTAAGCAGCAGCGTCAGTGATGTGAAAAATAGCAATGTCGGGCTGGATTATAGCTTAAAGCCAGAACATATCGCGTGGTTGGATATGACGGCAAAAATCTATTATGTTGATACCGACGATAAAACCGATACCCATAATGCCAACCCCGTTTTCCGCGATAAATTCTGGACCCAAACCCGCTTAACCACTCAGGGGTTACAACTGCAAAACACCAGTCTATTCGCCCCAGCAGATCAGCATCAATTTCGCCTGAATTATGGCCTAGAGTGGTTCAGTGACCGTTCGCGAGGTAATTCAACTCATGAGTCCATGTTAGGGGTCACCCCACCGGGAAAACGCACCATTACCAGTACTTTCGCGCAGGTTAATTACGACTATAGCGATTGGCTACGGTTAGAAGGCGGCTTACGTTATGATCACTACCGCTTGCAGGGGAATACTTGGATGTGGACTGATGAATCCCTTCACACCCGTGATAATCCTTGCCGTAAGGGATCTTTCTTTGGTCCTTCTTGCCTTAGAAAAGAAAAGTACGCCATGACATGGGATGTGGATCGCCGAGAACAACAATTTTCACCCACGATGGCCATGGGGATAAAGCCCGGAGTCCAGTGGTTGGAGTTCTTTGGTAATTACGGTAAGTCCTGGCGACCACCGGCGATTACCGAAGTCCTTGCCACCGGCAGTGCGCATGGGCACGGTTGGTCTTTACCGAACCCTGTATTAGCGACTGAAAAGTCTAAGGCATGGGAAACTGGTATTAATCTTCAAAAACAAGGCTTGTTTATCAATGAAGATCGCTTCGCCGCAAAACTGGCGTACTTTGATACCCGCGTCAGTGATTATATCAATCTTGAATTATCCAAACATAAGCCTAAATTTGGTGGCTCATCCTTTGCGAATGCAACTTATATTAATAATTTATTGAAAACCCAATTTCGAGGGCTGGAGTATCAATTAAGTTATGATGCTGGCTTTATTTATACAAATTTAAATTATACCAGAATGATTGGGGTAAATAGTATTTGTTCAAAATATGCGTGGTTGGGTGGTGTACAGAGAATGGTACGTGATAGGAAGAAATATTACTTCTCGGTTGAGTCTCCTGAAATGAATGATGTGGTAAAGTGTAAGAAAACTAATAATATATTTAGCTCATCAGCTTATTTACCTGGTGATCGTGGTAGCCTAACATTAGGTGGAAGAATATTTGATCAAAAGCTGGATCTCGGTACCATTATCCGTTATAACAAAGGACATCAAGATTATACAGCTTTGGCTAAGGACGGTAATGTCTTCGTTGCATATGTGGCGGATTGGCCGAAATATACTTTATTTGATCTTTACGCCAGTTATAAGGTGACGAATAATCTTACTTTGCGCAGTTCAATAGAAAATATCACTAACCGAGCTTATATTGTGAGTTATGGGGATTCTCTTTCCTTCTCTCCAAATCGAGGTAGAACTATACAGGGTGGTTTTGAATATAAGTTCTAA